A genomic stretch from Halorhodospira halophila SL1 includes:
- the nuoI gene encoding NADH-quinone oxidoreductase subunit NuoI, which yields MRPLNDYLNSFLFTELLRGLRLTARHMVFRRSITLEFPEERAPKSPRFRGHLALRRYPNGEERCIACKLCEAVCPALAITIDSHQRADGTRRTTRYDIDMFKCIYCGFCEESCPVDSIVLTRLDTFHMERRDERVADKQKLLAMGDKYESQLAADRAADAPYR from the coding sequence ATGAGACCGCTGAACGACTATCTGAACAGCTTCCTGTTCACGGAGCTGCTGCGCGGGCTGCGGCTGACTGCGCGCCACATGGTATTCCGGCGCAGTATCACGCTGGAGTTCCCGGAGGAGCGGGCGCCGAAGTCGCCGCGATTCCGGGGGCACCTCGCCCTGCGCCGCTACCCCAACGGCGAGGAGCGCTGCATCGCCTGCAAGCTCTGCGAGGCGGTGTGCCCGGCGCTGGCGATCACCATTGATTCGCACCAGCGCGCCGACGGCACGCGGCGAACCACTCGCTACGACATCGACATGTTCAAGTGCATCTACTGCGGCTTCTGCGAGGAGTCGTGCCCGGTGGACTCCATCGTCCTGACCCGGCTCGACACCTTCCACATGGAGCGTCGTGACGAGCGGGTCGCCGATAAGCAGAAGTTGCTGGCCATGGGTGACAAGTACGAGAGCCAGCTGGCGGCCGATCGCGCCGCCGATGCGCCCTACCGGTAA
- the nuoH gene encoding NADH-quinone oxidoreductase subunit NuoH, with amino-acid sequence MYETLFWQFAKIWAVLIPLFLAVAYFTYVERRVIGHMQDRRGPNRVGPRGLLQPIADALKLLFKEITIPTYASRTLFLIAPAMAIMPALAAWAVIPFDDGLVVADINAGLLYILAMTSLGVYGLIIAGWASNSKYALLGTLRASAQVVSYEIAMGFALVGVLIAAGTMNLSGIVHAQAGPFWEWFWLPLLPLFLIYWISGVAETNRAPFDIAEGESEIVAGFHVEYSGMAFAVFFLAEYANMLLISFLAATLFLGGWHSPFEGLPVLGPAFDWVPGIVWLFAKAAFFAFCYLWFRATFPRYRYDQLMRLGWKVLIPGTVVWLVVLTGLVYGGVGPWF; translated from the coding sequence ATGTACGAGACACTCTTCTGGCAGTTCGCCAAGATCTGGGCCGTCCTGATCCCGCTGTTCCTGGCCGTGGCCTATTTCACCTACGTCGAGCGGCGGGTGATTGGCCACATGCAGGATCGCCGCGGGCCTAACCGCGTCGGCCCCCGCGGGTTGCTGCAGCCCATTGCCGATGCGCTGAAGCTCCTGTTCAAAGAGATCACCATCCCCACCTACGCCAGCCGGACGCTGTTCCTGATCGCACCGGCGATGGCCATCATGCCGGCGCTGGCGGCCTGGGCGGTGATCCCCTTCGATGATGGCCTGGTGGTTGCGGACATCAATGCGGGGCTGCTCTACATCCTGGCGATGACCTCGCTGGGCGTGTACGGATTGATCATCGCCGGTTGGGCTTCCAACTCCAAGTACGCCCTGCTCGGTACGCTGCGGGCCTCGGCTCAGGTCGTCTCCTATGAGATCGCGATGGGTTTCGCGTTGGTGGGCGTGCTGATCGCTGCCGGGACTATGAACCTGAGCGGCATCGTCCATGCCCAGGCTGGCCCTTTTTGGGAGTGGTTCTGGCTGCCGTTGTTGCCCCTGTTCCTGATCTACTGGATCTCGGGCGTGGCCGAGACCAACCGGGCACCGTTCGACATCGCCGAGGGTGAGTCGGAGATCGTCGCCGGGTTCCACGTGGAGTACTCGGGGATGGCCTTTGCGGTCTTTTTCCTGGCCGAGTACGCCAACATGCTGTTGATCTCGTTCCTGGCGGCGACCCTGTTCCTGGGCGGTTGGCACTCACCCTTCGAGGGGCTGCCGGTCCTCGGGCCGGCCTTTGACTGGGTCCCCGGGATCGTGTGGCTGTTCGCGAAGGCCGCTTTCTTCGCCTTCTGCTATCTGTGGTTCCGCGCTACCTTCCCGCGCTACCGCTACGACCAGCTCATGCGGCTGGGCTGGAAGGTTCTGATCCCGGGCACCGTGGTGTGGCTGGTGGTGCTGACTGGCCTGGTCTACGGCGGCGTCGGTCCTTGGTTCTGA
- the nuoG gene encoding NADH-quinone oxidoreductase subunit NuoG produces the protein MSANEETVTIEVDGCSIEARKGEMLIQATDRHGIHIPRFCYHKHLSVVANCRMCLVEVEKAPKPLPACATSVADGMVVRTASETAIKAQRGVMEFLLINHPLDCPICDQGGECELQDLSMGYGRGISRFTEGKRAVADEDLGPLVATEMTRCIHCTRCVRFLDEVAGQKELGGMGRGEHTEISTYVESGLNSELSANVVDVCPVGALTNKPFRFRARPWELLSFPAVSPHDGVGSNLALHTLRGRIQRVVPRENEAVNETWIADRDRFAIEGVEHADRLERPMLKRDGRWHEVPWETALDRAAGALQGVVQRHGTDALGGLLAPSATLEELYLAARLLRGLGSGNVDHRLREVDTSDQEQAPPFPYLGQSIAELEQVDAALLVGAYTRHEQPLIHHRLRKAARAGAQVMALNPRRFDWNLPLAVERAVAPAQLVAELGAVAAALAEGSGRALPEGLAEVAGPVTDSAREVARRLAAAERPTVLLGSLANSHPQGAALRALGGCIAELANGRLGVLAEAGNTAGGWVAGAVPHREAGGAPARPAGRSADGMLRAGLKGYLLLNVEPTRDLWDPQAARQAMEQAEEVVAVTAFADEQLRAQADVLLPMGAFGESAGTYVNNEGRWQSCRGVAEPQGEARPGWRILRALGTVLGLERFEYNDIADVYGELAGLCRDLEPGSRYPARAVTAPASPGQGLALAGGVPIYAGDPLVRRSLPLQQAPIAGRAEVVLAAQTAAELGFSEAQPRCVRVRSDSGVAELPLVVDDAVPAGVAWIPAGLDERAALGGPYGTVSLEAL, from the coding sequence ATGAGTGCGAACGAGGAGACGGTCACCATCGAGGTCGATGGCTGCTCCATCGAGGCCCGCAAGGGCGAGATGCTGATTCAGGCCACCGACCGTCATGGGATCCACATCCCGCGGTTCTGCTATCACAAGCACCTCTCCGTGGTGGCCAACTGCCGGATGTGCCTGGTCGAGGTCGAGAAGGCGCCCAAGCCGCTGCCGGCCTGCGCGACCTCGGTGGCCGACGGCATGGTGGTGCGCACTGCGTCGGAAACGGCCATCAAGGCGCAGCGCGGCGTCATGGAGTTCCTGCTGATCAACCACCCGCTCGATTGCCCGATCTGTGATCAGGGCGGCGAGTGCGAACTGCAGGACCTCTCCATGGGGTATGGCCGCGGTATTTCACGCTTCACCGAGGGCAAGCGGGCGGTGGCCGACGAAGACCTCGGGCCGCTGGTTGCTACCGAGATGACGCGTTGCATCCACTGCACGCGCTGCGTCCGTTTCCTCGACGAGGTCGCCGGGCAGAAGGAGCTCGGTGGTATGGGCCGTGGGGAGCACACCGAGATCTCGACGTATGTCGAATCCGGCCTGAACTCGGAGCTCTCGGCCAATGTGGTCGATGTTTGCCCGGTGGGGGCGCTGACCAATAAGCCGTTTCGCTTCCGCGCCCGCCCCTGGGAGTTGCTCAGCTTCCCGGCGGTCTCTCCTCACGACGGGGTGGGGTCGAATCTGGCCCTGCACACCCTGCGGGGACGGATCCAGCGCGTCGTGCCGCGTGAGAACGAGGCCGTCAACGAGACGTGGATCGCTGACCGCGACCGCTTCGCCATCGAGGGGGTTGAGCACGCCGATCGGCTCGAACGGCCCATGCTCAAGCGCGACGGCCGTTGGCACGAGGTGCCCTGGGAGACCGCCCTGGATCGCGCCGCGGGCGCCCTGCAGGGCGTCGTCCAGCGCCACGGGACCGATGCGCTCGGTGGACTGCTGGCGCCGAGCGCGACCCTGGAGGAGCTCTATCTGGCCGCGCGCCTGCTGCGTGGGCTGGGCAGCGGCAACGTCGACCACCGCCTGCGCGAGGTGGACACCTCCGACCAGGAGCAGGCGCCGCCCTTCCCGTATCTGGGGCAGAGCATCGCCGAGCTGGAGCAGGTGGACGCCGCGCTGCTGGTTGGCGCGTACACCCGACACGAGCAGCCACTGATCCATCACCGCCTGCGCAAGGCGGCCCGGGCGGGCGCTCAGGTCATGGCCCTCAACCCCCGGCGCTTCGACTGGAACCTGCCGCTGGCTGTGGAGCGGGCCGTGGCGCCGGCGCAGCTGGTCGCCGAGCTCGGTGCCGTGGCGGCGGCCCTGGCCGAGGGGTCAGGGCGTGCGCTGCCGGAGGGGCTGGCCGAGGTGGCCGGCCCGGTGACCGACTCCGCCCGGGAGGTTGCGCGCCGGCTGGCTGCGGCCGAGCGGCCCACGGTCCTGCTCGGCAGCCTGGCGAACAGCCATCCACAGGGTGCAGCGCTGCGGGCATTGGGCGGTTGCATCGCGGAGCTGGCCAACGGTCGTCTGGGGGTCCTCGCCGAGGCTGGCAATACCGCCGGCGGCTGGGTCGCCGGCGCGGTGCCGCACCGTGAGGCCGGCGGTGCGCCGGCACGACCGGCGGGGCGCAGTGCCGACGGCATGCTGCGCGCCGGCCTCAAGGGTTATCTCTTGTTGAATGTGGAGCCGACCCGCGACCTGTGGGATCCGCAAGCCGCCCGGCAGGCGATGGAGCAAGCCGAGGAGGTGGTGGCGGTGACCGCCTTCGCGGATGAACAACTGCGCGCCCAGGCCGACGTCCTGCTGCCGATGGGGGCATTCGGCGAGAGCGCCGGCACCTACGTCAACAACGAAGGCCGCTGGCAAAGTTGCCGCGGGGTCGCCGAGCCTCAGGGTGAGGCACGGCCCGGCTGGCGAATCCTGCGTGCCCTGGGCACGGTTTTGGGGCTGGAGCGTTTCGAGTACAACGACATCGCCGACGTATACGGCGAGCTCGCCGGTCTGTGTCGGGATCTGGAGCCTGGCTCCCGGTATCCGGCCAGGGCGGTGACCGCTCCGGCGTCCCCTGGGCAGGGTCTGGCGCTGGCCGGTGGGGTGCCGATCTATGCCGGCGACCCGCTGGTGCGCCGTTCCTTGCCGCTGCAGCAGGCACCGATCGCCGGTCGAGCCGAGGTGGTGCTGGCTGCGCAGACGGCCGCCGAACTCGGGTTTTCCGAGGCGCAGCCGCGCTGCGTCCGGGTGCGTTCGGACAGCGGGGTGGCGGAATTGCCGCTGGTCGTCGACGACGCCGTGCCGGCAGGCGTGGCCTGGATCCCCGCCGGGCTGGATGAGCGCGCGGCGCTCGGCGGCCCGTACGGGACCGTCTCGCTGGAAGCGCTCTAG